The Cellulomonas shaoxiangyii sequence GCGCGACGTCGTGCCGGTCGAGCGCCGCCGGGTCGAGGGCCGCGACGAGGTCCGGCCGGCGCTCCGCGGTCCGCTCGAGGGCGCGGTCACGCCGCCAGCGCTCGATGCGTGCGTGGTGCCCCGACAGCAGCACGTCCGGCACGGCGTGGCCGGCCCACTCGGCGGGCTTGGTGTACACCGGGTACTCGAGCAGCCCCGCCGCCCCGTGCGACTCCTCGACGAGCGACGCCGGGTTGCCCACGACCCCCGGCAGCAGCCGCGCGACGGCCTCCACGACGACCAGCGCCGCGACCTCGCCACCGTTGAGCACGTAGTCGCCGAGCGACAGCTCGGTCACCCGGACCCGGCCGGCGTAGTGCTCGGCGACGCGCGCGTCGATGCCCTCGTAGCGTCCGCACGCCACGACCAGGTGCTCCTCGCCCGCGA is a genomic window containing:
- the trmD gene encoding tRNA (guanosine(37)-N1)-methyltransferase TrmD yields the protein MRVDVVSIFPEYLAALDLSLVGKARTAGLLDLRVHDLRAWTDDRHRTVDDTPFGGGAGMVMRPDVWGRALDDVLDDGAHLVVPSPAGEVFTQRTAERLAGEEHLVVACGRYEGIDARVAEHYAGRVRVTELSLGDYVLNGGEVAALVVVEAVARLLPGVVGNPASLVEESHGAAGLLEYPVYTKPAEWAGHAVPDVLLSGHHARIERWRRDRALERTAERRPDLVAALDPAALDRHDVALLADLGWVVDGGRLVRAAGDA